In Dermatophilus congolensis, a genomic segment contains:
- a CDS encoding transglycosylase SLT domain-containing protein, whose amino-acid sequence MAVEVSGITAAQARVAQLNSMFGQSNMPAPTTGTAFSTSMDNALEAIKKPANTATALPITGSAEIDAKNRAAATVERPFIYNPSAREAALKSDAKDVFAKAAAAARGETPTTGAVTDTPVNMDGSTKADKLIATAKKYLGIPYKWGGTNPNVGLDCSGLVQLVYKQHGIKLPRVAADQQRIGTKIDSIKDARPGDLVYFGDPAHHVGIYVGNGKMLHAPHTGDVVKISKLHKDLSTIRRVLPNDAWTPPVTTLKAARTETLAAPRSVAGVLAQAPAAYQKLFLAAEDKYGVSADLLAAVAKQESSFNPTVVSHAGARGLMQLMPGTARALGVTDPFDPAQAVDGAARLLRDHLKTFKTVELALAAYNAGPGAVRKYHGIPPYAETQNYVRRITANLKGSRA is encoded by the coding sequence ATGGCCGTCGAGGTGAGCGGAATCACCGCAGCACAGGCACGAGTCGCCCAGCTGAACAGCATGTTCGGCCAGTCAAACATGCCCGCCCCTACCACCGGCACCGCCTTCTCCACCTCCATGGACAACGCCCTGGAGGCAATCAAAAAACCCGCCAACACTGCTACCGCCCTGCCCATCACCGGCTCTGCAGAAATCGATGCCAAAAACAGGGCAGCAGCCACCGTCGAACGCCCCTTCATCTACAACCCCTCCGCCCGCGAAGCTGCCCTCAAAAGCGACGCCAAAGACGTCTTCGCCAAAGCCGCCGCAGCAGCCCGCGGCGAAACCCCCACCACCGGCGCCGTCACCGACACCCCCGTCAACATGGACGGCAGCACCAAAGCCGACAAACTCATCGCCACCGCCAAGAAATACCTAGGCATCCCCTACAAATGGGGCGGAACCAACCCCAACGTCGGCCTCGACTGCTCCGGCCTGGTCCAACTCGTCTACAAACAACACGGCATCAAACTGCCCCGCGTCGCTGCCGACCAACAACGCATCGGCACCAAAATCGACAGCATCAAAGACGCCCGACCCGGCGACCTCGTCTACTTCGGCGACCCCGCCCACCACGTCGGCATCTACGTCGGCAACGGCAAAATGCTCCACGCCCCCCACACCGGCGACGTCGTCAAAATCTCCAAACTCCACAAAGACCTCTCCACCATCCGCCGAGTCCTACCCAACGACGCCTGGACACCTCCGGTCACCACCCTCAAAGCAGCACGCACCGAAACCCTCGCTGCCCCACGCTCCGTCGCCGGCGTCCTAGCCCAAGCCCCCGCCGCATACCAAAAACTCTTCCTCGCCGCTGAGGACAAATACGGAGTCTCCGCCGACCTCCTTGCCGCCGTCGCCAAACAAGAAAGCAGCTTCAACCCCACAGTGGTCAGCCATGCTGGCGCACGCGGCCTCATGCAACTCATGCCCGGCACCGCCCGCGCATTGGGCGTCACCGACCCCTTCGACCCAGCCCAAGCCGTCGACGGCGCCGCACGCCTCCTACGCGACCACCTCAAAACCTTCAAAACAGTAGAACTCGCGCTCGCCGCCTACAACGCCGGCCCAGGAGCGGTCCGTAAATATCACGGCATTCCCCCCTATGCCGAAACCCAAAACTATGTCCGCAGGATCACCGCAAACCTCAAGGGAAGCAGAGCCTGA
- a CDS encoding DUF4300 family protein, protein MKNTHARALAAVSAMSLALSVTTGTTSAWANRLHHGTTAASPAPIATHTWSHLAGPTSKAQLQAALTTAGVEKKRIDVLLKHADQFTAAIHPVKLSGTFIPLPFTKKYDVYDLQEKWNKKHPNFHGYNCRITAYSLMGPHITVGKNPAPTPAHPDLFLDEESLKTDPSALIGGQNINAFKNIFTTIPTTHTTSTKTHVETVQAAWKKRGVTFTGNTKARLISVFQHNNIDKDDLFIGHTGVAFPQNDGRVLFVEKLAFQEPYVTTMFANRTELANYLFKQYDLNNPDLGLAKPIIMENDKLMEGAPSAA, encoded by the coding sequence ATGAAAAACACGCACGCCCGCGCTCTGGCAGCAGTAAGCGCCATGTCGTTAGCACTATCTGTGACAACAGGAACCACAAGCGCTTGGGCCAACCGCCTCCACCACGGAACCACAGCCGCCAGCCCCGCACCGATCGCCACCCACACCTGGTCACACCTGGCCGGTCCCACCTCCAAAGCCCAACTTCAGGCAGCCCTGACCACCGCCGGTGTCGAGAAAAAACGTATCGACGTGCTCCTGAAGCACGCCGACCAATTCACCGCAGCAATCCACCCAGTCAAGCTCAGCGGCACATTCATACCACTGCCCTTCACAAAGAAATACGACGTCTACGACCTCCAAGAAAAATGGAACAAAAAACACCCCAACTTCCACGGATACAACTGCCGCATCACGGCCTACTCACTCATGGGGCCACACATCACCGTCGGAAAAAACCCAGCACCCACACCCGCCCACCCCGACCTATTCCTTGACGAAGAGTCCCTTAAAACTGACCCCTCAGCACTCATCGGCGGACAAAACATCAACGCCTTCAAAAACATCTTCACCACCATCCCCACCACCCACACAACCTCAACAAAAACCCACGTCGAAACCGTGCAAGCAGCCTGGAAAAAACGCGGCGTCACCTTCACCGGAAACACCAAAGCCCGCCTCATCTCAGTGTTCCAGCACAACAACATCGACAAAGACGACCTGTTCATCGGACACACAGGCGTGGCCTTTCCCCAAAACGACGGTCGTGTCCTGTTCGTCGAAAAACTCGCCTTCCAAGAGCCCTACGTCACCACCATGTTCGCCAACCGAACCGAACTAGCCAACTACCTGTTCAAGCAGTACGACCTCAACAACCCCGACCTTGGACTGGCCAAACCCATCATCATGGAAAACGACAAACTCATGGAAGGCGCCCCCAGCGCCGCATAA
- a CDS encoding FliI/YscN family ATPase gives MLRATAPVAHGTVVSAVGLSIDVAGLQLAVGEAVRILGDDGPIMAEVVALHEGYASCMPISDLRGVRAGNPAIATGGALEVPVGPGMLGRVVDALGRPMDGGPPLSDVTLVTTEGSPPPAMDRERIGTPMPLGVRAMDTLIPCGKGQRLGIFAGSGVGKSSLLSMIVRGSSAPVCVLALVGERGREVREFVEGDLGPEGLARSVVVVATSDEPALVRLRAASTATRIAEWFRDQGQDVILCMDSVTRVAMAQREVGLASGEPPATRGYPPSVFGIMPKLLERAGMAATGSITGLYTVLVDGDDLNDPIADNVRSILDGHIVLSRKLATQGHFPAIDVLESISRANKALTTREQREAATTVRKLMAAQRDAKDLIDIGAYVKGTNPLVDKALELAPEISSFLVQDMEDLTPYDQSWAQLSAIAAK, from the coding sequence ATGCTGCGCGCCACTGCTCCGGTCGCGCACGGCACCGTGGTCAGTGCGGTGGGGTTATCTATCGACGTGGCCGGGCTCCAACTAGCGGTAGGGGAGGCCGTGCGGATCCTCGGGGACGATGGCCCGATCATGGCCGAAGTTGTGGCTTTACACGAGGGATACGCCTCCTGCATGCCGATTTCGGATTTGCGTGGGGTGCGAGCAGGCAACCCAGCTATCGCCACCGGTGGCGCGCTGGAAGTGCCCGTCGGCCCAGGGATGCTAGGGCGGGTAGTAGATGCGTTAGGGCGCCCTATGGATGGTGGGCCGCCGCTGAGTGATGTCACCCTCGTCACCACCGAAGGAAGCCCACCGCCGGCCATGGACCGGGAACGGATCGGCACCCCGATGCCCTTAGGGGTGCGCGCAATGGACACGTTGATCCCATGCGGTAAAGGACAACGTTTAGGCATTTTCGCTGGATCAGGTGTGGGAAAGTCCTCGCTGCTGTCGATGATTGTTCGGGGCTCTTCAGCGCCAGTGTGTGTACTGGCCTTGGTGGGCGAGCGCGGCCGTGAAGTCAGAGAGTTCGTTGAAGGTGACCTCGGCCCCGAAGGTTTGGCGCGGTCGGTGGTTGTGGTGGCTACCTCTGATGAACCTGCGCTGGTGCGTTTGCGTGCCGCCTCCACTGCCACCCGTATCGCCGAGTGGTTCCGGGATCAAGGCCAGGACGTCATCCTGTGTATGGATTCGGTGACGCGTGTAGCGATGGCTCAGCGCGAAGTCGGGCTGGCATCCGGGGAACCACCCGCCACCCGCGGATACCCCCCGAGTGTTTTTGGGATCATGCCCAAATTGCTGGAGCGGGCCGGAATGGCAGCCACCGGGTCTATCACGGGCTTGTACACGGTTCTTGTTGACGGTGATGACCTCAACGACCCCATCGCCGACAATGTGCGTTCCATTCTCGATGGGCACATCGTCTTGTCCCGCAAACTCGCTACTCAAGGACATTTCCCCGCAATTGACGTGCTGGAGTCCATCTCTCGTGCCAATAAAGCCCTCACTACCCGTGAACAGCGTGAAGCTGCCACAACCGTCCGTAAGCTCATGGCCGCGCAGCGAGATGCTAAAGACCTCATCGATATCGGTGCCTATGTCAAAGGCACTAACCCACTCGTCGATAAAGCTCTCGAACTAGCCCCAGAGATCTCTTCTTTCCTTGTGCAGGACATGGAAGACCTCACCCCCTACGACCAGTCCTGGGCGCAACTGTCCGCGATCGCCGCGAAATAA
- a CDS encoding FliH/SctL family protein encodes MPKPNRRSSAALVGRRSGFVLRGKEAEENTRRAVISSDLVMSPFAGVDYADPRLTDPHMHKLVEEAREEGRRRGYEEGHTQGFEDGRVAGLEMMAGEITKMKTAAEAEAEANRTRLKEFHAAVENAVQNALDYQMPMVEELRGLVADLAVDIAEELVGHHLAVGECAAVDQVQRALASIPRDVDVTLRVNPQDLELVANYAGSVSQERRVRAIADDTIAHGDVVATARNLEVTVTLADAVAAVRKVLHP; translated from the coding sequence TTGCCTAAGCCGAACCGACGAAGCTCGGCAGCGCTGGTTGGTCGGCGCAGCGGATTCGTGCTGCGCGGTAAAGAAGCCGAAGAAAACACCCGCCGCGCAGTGATCTCTTCAGACTTAGTGATGAGCCCGTTCGCTGGTGTTGACTATGCCGACCCGCGCCTGACTGACCCGCACATGCATAAGCTCGTGGAAGAGGCCCGTGAAGAGGGCCGACGCCGCGGCTATGAAGAAGGACATACTCAAGGGTTCGAGGATGGCCGGGTCGCTGGGCTAGAGATGATGGCCGGCGAGATCACCAAGATGAAAACAGCTGCCGAAGCCGAAGCAGAAGCCAACCGCACCAGACTCAAAGAATTCCACGCCGCGGTAGAGAACGCAGTACAGAATGCTCTGGACTATCAGATGCCGATGGTGGAAGAGCTACGAGGACTCGTCGCTGACTTAGCAGTCGATATCGCTGAAGAACTCGTAGGACATCATTTGGCAGTGGGGGAGTGCGCCGCGGTGGATCAGGTGCAGCGAGCCCTCGCTTCGATTCCGCGAGACGTCGATGTGACATTACGAGTCAACCCGCAGGACCTGGAATTGGTGGCCAACTACGCCGGATCTGTCTCACAAGAACGGCGAGTGCGAGCTATTGCTGATGACACGATTGCTCATGGCGATGTCGTAGCAACAGCGCGCAACCTTGAAGTGACAGTGACGTTGGCCGACGCGGTTGCGGCGGTACGGAAGGTGCTGCATCCGTGA
- the fliG gene encoding flagellar motor switch protein FliG, with protein MSTAQLSGLRKAAILLVQLGKEHSAEILKQLREPEVEALTAEIARLENVDVDTLDGVLEEFQQLAKARKYYVQGGVSFAEEVLVATMGQDKANEVMQRLSASMVEMPFEFLRRVEPKVLLTYLADEHPQTIALVIAYLPADQAAIVLSGLLPETQAEVAHRLAIMDRTSPEIVKQVESHLERRLSTVVQAADSTTVGGLKPLVDIINQSDRTTERMILDGLEKRDLDLAEEVRAHMFMFEDITGLDDRAIQVVLRKVESKDLAVALKGVREDVREKITRNMSERAALSLADEISILGPVRLKQVEEAQAVVIRQIRMLEEAGEIVVARGGGDEFVA; from the coding sequence ATGAGTACCGCGCAATTGTCCGGTCTGCGTAAGGCCGCGATCCTCCTCGTACAGCTCGGTAAAGAACACTCCGCTGAGATTCTTAAACAGCTCCGTGAGCCAGAAGTGGAGGCATTAACCGCTGAAATCGCTCGTCTAGAAAACGTGGACGTCGACACATTGGACGGTGTGCTCGAAGAGTTTCAGCAGCTCGCCAAGGCCCGTAAGTATTACGTGCAGGGAGGTGTTTCGTTCGCTGAAGAGGTTCTCGTCGCCACGATGGGGCAAGACAAAGCGAACGAGGTGATGCAGCGTCTGTCTGCCTCGATGGTGGAGATGCCGTTCGAGTTCTTGCGGCGAGTTGAGCCCAAAGTGTTGCTGACCTACTTGGCCGACGAACACCCGCAGACGATCGCCTTGGTCATTGCCTACCTTCCTGCTGATCAAGCCGCCATTGTCTTGTCTGGGTTGCTGCCAGAAACACAGGCTGAAGTGGCACACCGGTTGGCCATCATGGACCGCACCAGTCCGGAGATCGTTAAGCAGGTGGAGTCTCACCTGGAACGGCGTCTATCGACGGTGGTGCAGGCCGCTGACTCCACCACCGTTGGTGGCCTTAAGCCACTGGTTGACATCATCAACCAGTCCGACCGCACTACCGAACGGATGATCCTCGACGGCCTAGAGAAACGCGACCTCGACCTAGCCGAAGAGGTCCGGGCACACATGTTCATGTTCGAGGACATCACTGGCTTGGACGACCGCGCCATCCAGGTAGTGCTGCGCAAGGTCGAGTCCAAGGATCTTGCTGTGGCGTTGAAAGGTGTGCGTGAAGACGTGCGCGAGAAAATCACCCGCAACATGTCCGAGCGGGCTGCCTTGTCGTTGGCCGATGAGATATCGATCCTGGGACCAGTGCGACTCAAACAGGTCGAGGAAGCTCAGGCCGTGGTGATCCGCCAGATCCGCATGCTGGAAGAAGCCGGCGAGATCGTGGTGGCACGTGGCGGAGGGGACGAGTTCGTTGCCTAA
- the fliF gene encoding flagellar basal-body MS-ring/collar protein FliF, with translation MKNEKIQHIVTRVKGTFNDFTRGQKAVTIIATLVAIAGAVVFFMWVSKPTMVPLYTTPVSDTDAAAIQSKLTSAGVKYTLSGNTFEVPQDQRDKVRLDLAAENLPSKTDASQGYGLVEKAPVTASDEQQRILIQRATEGELAAAIQKIDTVQEATVHLALPKEDVFVRQKTNPTASVLVTPKPNETVSASQVESIVHLVSASVPKLTPGNVTVTDSQGRLLSAEGTLSASAGEARLAQQQATSMALQTKIQTMLDKAVGVGNSTTTVNTDMNYDNSKVETNEYLQPKPGAPALQNDNSRETLTGSGQTPIGGVLGPDNIPVPNGNAGNSRQNWEKTTTKEVQPYGTRRTLTDQATGGVSRLNVAVMLDQRTTGAINQQQIQQLVATAAGINPQRGDVITVSKVPFDQTAAQAQAQADAAAAEQKRMDDLWALAKNIGLLLLLLLALLIGFLSTRTRKREVEIEESESIDTPTLPELPGGRGAMGELEGNPAAYDLDGDELPVVEATPVDPQSIARAAAREEISGLVEDSPEEVARLLRGWMAERK, from the coding sequence GTGAAGAACGAAAAAATCCAACACATCGTCACCCGCGTCAAGGGGACGTTCAACGACTTCACTCGCGGCCAGAAAGCCGTAACGATCATTGCCACTCTCGTTGCGATAGCTGGAGCCGTAGTTTTCTTCATGTGGGTGAGCAAACCCACCATGGTGCCGCTTTACACCACTCCTGTCAGTGACACAGACGCTGCCGCTATCCAGAGCAAACTGACTTCCGCAGGTGTGAAATACACGCTCAGTGGGAACACTTTCGAAGTGCCGCAAGACCAACGCGACAAAGTACGTCTCGACCTTGCAGCTGAAAACCTGCCGAGCAAAACGGACGCCTCACAAGGCTATGGTTTGGTCGAAAAAGCGCCAGTCACCGCCTCTGACGAGCAGCAGCGCATTCTTATCCAACGCGCCACCGAAGGTGAACTGGCTGCAGCGATCCAAAAAATTGACACGGTCCAAGAGGCAACAGTTCACCTTGCACTGCCCAAAGAAGACGTTTTCGTTCGGCAGAAAACTAACCCCACCGCCTCAGTGTTGGTGACGCCCAAACCAAACGAGACTGTTTCTGCCTCACAAGTTGAGTCGATCGTGCACTTGGTGTCGGCGTCTGTGCCGAAGCTGACCCCAGGCAACGTGACCGTTACTGACTCACAAGGCCGTCTGTTGTCAGCCGAAGGAACCCTCAGTGCCAGCGCTGGCGAAGCCCGACTAGCCCAACAGCAAGCCACGAGCATGGCATTGCAAACCAAAATCCAAACAATGTTGGACAAGGCCGTCGGTGTGGGGAACTCCACGACCACCGTCAACACCGACATGAACTACGACAACTCCAAGGTCGAAACAAACGAATACCTCCAGCCCAAGCCCGGCGCACCAGCGTTGCAAAACGACAACTCCCGCGAAACCTTGACCGGTTCGGGACAGACTCCCATCGGGGGAGTGCTTGGCCCAGACAACATCCCCGTCCCCAACGGGAATGCCGGCAATAGTCGCCAAAACTGGGAGAAGACCACCACTAAAGAGGTCCAGCCGTACGGCACCCGCCGTACCCTCACCGACCAAGCTACCGGCGGGGTCAGCAGGCTCAATGTGGCGGTCATGCTCGATCAGCGCACCACCGGGGCTATCAACCAGCAACAGATTCAGCAGCTGGTGGCCACCGCAGCAGGCATCAACCCCCAACGCGGTGATGTCATCACCGTCTCAAAGGTGCCTTTCGATCAGACCGCAGCGCAGGCTCAAGCCCAGGCCGATGCCGCAGCTGCAGAGCAGAAACGTATGGACGATCTGTGGGCGCTGGCCAAGAACATCGGTCTGCTGTTGCTCCTGTTGCTCGCCTTGCTGATTGGGTTCCTGTCCACCCGCACCCGCAAACGCGAGGTGGAGATCGAGGAGTCTGAAAGCATCGACACTCCTACGCTGCCCGAGCTGCCCGGAGGCCGTGGCGCGATGGGCGAGCTGGAAGGAAACCCGGCGGCGTACGACCTCGACGGCGACGAACTTCCTGTGGTCGAAGCTACGCCGGTGGATCCGCAATCGATTGCGCGGGCCGCCGCACGCGAAGAGATCTCTGGTCTCGTCGAGGACAGTCCCGAAGAAGTTGCCCGCTTGTTGCGCGGGTGGATGGCAGAACGGAAGTAG
- the fliE gene encoding flagellar hook-basal body complex protein FliE gives MSIAPIPPSVGFGVTPGFGINPAYGVSATLPATPSALRDPDSVAGPSFGQMLAQKIDQLNTMHLRTDELARAAATGDLKDVHEYTIAAAEAGVATQLAVAVRNKGLEAFNEIMRMQL, from the coding sequence ATGAGTATTGCTCCCATCCCTCCATCTGTCGGCTTCGGTGTGACGCCAGGATTCGGGATCAACCCGGCCTACGGCGTCTCTGCCACGCTTCCGGCCACGCCAAGCGCCTTGCGCGACCCCGACTCAGTAGCTGGCCCTTCTTTCGGTCAAATGCTCGCCCAGAAAATCGACCAGCTGAACACGATGCACCTGCGCACCGACGAGCTGGCCCGCGCCGCAGCCACCGGTGACCTTAAAGACGTACACGAGTACACCATCGCCGCGGCTGAGGCAGGCGTGGCCACGCAGCTTGCTGTTGCCGTGCGCAATAAGGGCCTTGAAGCGTTCAACGAGATCATGCGGATGCAGCTGTGA
- a CDS encoding flagellar basal body rod protein FlgC gives MSMFDSMNIAASGLSTNRKWIDAVSDNIAGMNNITSTNESAFQERFIVARAASYGEPKGTYVAGNMWGDPNGRLISMPNHPLADANGLVRVPDIDLSDQMASLMMAQRAYQANASVAERAKTTYEAAIGIGK, from the coding sequence ATGAGCATGTTCGATTCGATGAACATCGCAGCGTCAGGGTTGTCAACGAACCGTAAATGGATTGACGCGGTTTCAGACAACATCGCGGGGATGAACAACATCACCTCCACAAATGAATCCGCTTTCCAGGAGCGCTTCATCGTTGCCAGGGCCGCCAGCTACGGCGAACCCAAAGGGACCTACGTGGCCGGAAACATGTGGGGCGATCCCAACGGTCGGCTCATCTCGATGCCGAACCACCCCCTGGCTGATGCCAACGGCCTAGTCCGTGTACCTGACATTGATCTATCTGACCAAATGGCCTCACTGATGATGGCTCAACGCGCCTACCAGGCCAACGCCTCGGTGGCTGAACGAGCAAAGACCACATACGAAGCAGCGATCGGAATCGGCAAATGA
- a CDS encoding flagellar basal body rod protein FlgB yields MNDFIGDVTVRTLSQAMSGLAARQRTISDNLANVDTPGFLAGKVDFEASLRQALADGEDPRLTEIATARSLEPTRANGSNVNLDEETLAGQETVLHTQLIAQALTNKFNGIKNAIGQ; encoded by the coding sequence ATGAACGATTTCATCGGCGACGTGACCGTGCGGACGTTGAGTCAGGCAATGTCGGGCCTGGCAGCGAGGCAGCGCACGATTTCGGACAACCTCGCCAACGTCGATACCCCCGGATTCCTTGCTGGGAAAGTCGACTTCGAAGCCAGCCTGCGGCAAGCCCTCGCCGACGGTGAAGACCCCCGCCTGACCGAGATAGCCACCGCTCGCAGCCTTGAACCGACACGCGCTAACGGCTCGAACGTCAATCTCGATGAAGAAACTCTGGCCGGGCAAGAAACCGTTTTGCACACCCAGCTGATCGCCCAAGCGCTCACCAACAAATTCAACGGAATCAAGAACGCTATTGGTCAGTGA
- a CDS encoding CheR family methyltransferase → MALNGNDLDFIATVVRERSAIVLDRSKEYLIESRLQTLARSRGDASVDDLIRKLRSAPKGPLRDEVIEAMTTNETSFFRDGHPFMALQNQILPELIVSRGRERTLNIWCAASSSGQEPYTIAMLIQELIGADPSWRVRLLATDIDTQMLKRTRDGIYNQFEVNRGLPAPLLVRYFARHGMQYQVDSRLRAMVETKFLNLSEPLPPMPSMDIIFLRNVLIYFDVDMKRQILQGARKIIKPDGYLFLGGAETTMNIDNSWKREMIGRATVYRPD, encoded by the coding sequence ATGGCACTTAACGGAAATGACCTTGACTTCATCGCGACTGTGGTGCGAGAACGCTCAGCCATCGTGCTGGACCGCAGTAAGGAATACCTCATTGAGTCGCGGCTGCAGACCCTGGCGCGCAGTCGAGGAGATGCCTCCGTCGACGACTTGATCCGTAAGTTGCGCAGCGCACCGAAAGGGCCGCTGCGTGACGAAGTGATCGAGGCGATGACCACGAACGAAACCTCGTTCTTCCGCGACGGACACCCCTTCATGGCGCTGCAGAACCAGATTCTGCCGGAGCTGATCGTCTCCCGAGGGCGCGAGCGCACGTTGAACATTTGGTGCGCGGCTTCCAGCTCGGGGCAGGAGCCGTACACGATTGCAATGCTGATCCAGGAGTTGATTGGGGCTGACCCGTCGTGGCGGGTGCGGCTGCTGGCCACCGACATCGATACGCAGATGCTTAAACGTACTCGTGATGGCATCTACAACCAGTTTGAGGTCAACCGTGGTCTGCCGGCGCCGCTTCTGGTGCGTTACTTCGCTCGGCACGGTATGCAGTACCAGGTCGACTCGCGGCTGCGGGCAATGGTGGAGACAAAGTTCTTGAACTTGTCTGAGCCGTTGCCGCCCATGCCCTCGATGGACATCATCTTTCTGCGAAACGTGCTCATCTACTTCGACGTGGATATGAAGCGGCAAATCCTCCAGGGAGCGCGGAAAATCATCAAACCAGATGGGTACCTGTTCCTTGGTGGTGCTGAGACCACGATGAATATCGATAACTCGTGGAAGCGCGAAATGATCGGCCGCGCCACGGTGTACCGACCCGACTAA
- a CDS encoding protein-glutamate methylesterase/protein-glutamine glutaminase — protein sequence MSAPIKVLVTDDSVVLRRLITDVLKTDNEIEVVGTAVNGKNALEKLPILKPDIMTLDVEMPVMDGLQTLVEVRKRDAKIPIIMFSTLTARGAGATLDALERGASDYVAKPANVGSVSESMEAVRSELIPKIKSLTGRAPRALPTARPAFGAGAPPEAGPPNRGIFGGRPPASAGVPGAAQGAAPVDLSAVKPTGVVDVVAIGISTGGPDALTRVISTLPGNFPVPIVVTQHMPPVFTELFAQRLDTRSKLRVVEAKQGERLEPGKVLIAPGDWHMRIKKTAAGAVAELDQGPQENYCRPAVDPMFRSIAESYKGNVLAVIMTGMGHDGYRGAEPILAAGGQLIVQDEATSVVWGMPGAAVAAGLPLQQYSLDKLAEAIMTRVNAGRGAAAARPRS from the coding sequence ATGAGTGCCCCCATTAAAGTGCTGGTCACAGATGACTCAGTGGTGTTGCGGCGTCTCATCACGGACGTGTTGAAAACCGATAACGAGATCGAAGTTGTTGGTACAGCCGTTAACGGTAAGAACGCGCTTGAGAAATTACCGATCCTAAAACCGGACATCATGACATTGGATGTTGAGATGCCCGTGATGGATGGTTTGCAAACTCTCGTCGAAGTGCGCAAGCGGGATGCAAAAATCCCAATCATCATGTTCTCCACACTGACTGCGCGTGGTGCTGGTGCCACTCTGGATGCTCTAGAGCGAGGCGCCAGTGACTATGTGGCCAAACCGGCGAATGTTGGATCCGTCTCCGAGTCGATGGAAGCGGTTCGTAGCGAACTGATCCCCAAGATCAAGTCGCTTACCGGGCGGGCCCCCCGGGCCTTACCTACGGCTCGTCCTGCATTCGGGGCAGGTGCTCCGCCAGAGGCGGGCCCCCCGAACCGCGGTATTTTCGGTGGTCGTCCCCCGGCTAGCGCGGGAGTTCCCGGTGCTGCGCAAGGAGCCGCGCCTGTTGACCTGAGTGCGGTAAAGCCCACGGGAGTTGTCGATGTGGTTGCGATCGGTATTTCTACCGGTGGCCCAGACGCATTGACCCGCGTTATATCGACTTTGCCAGGCAATTTTCCGGTCCCGATTGTCGTGACCCAGCACATGCCGCCCGTTTTCACCGAATTATTCGCCCAACGTCTTGATACGCGTAGCAAACTGCGGGTAGTTGAGGCTAAACAAGGTGAACGCCTCGAACCAGGCAAGGTACTGATCGCTCCTGGCGACTGGCATATGCGAATAAAGAAAACTGCTGCCGGTGCCGTTGCGGAACTTGACCAAGGCCCGCAAGAAAACTATTGCCGCCCCGCTGTAGATCCAATGTTCCGCTCTATTGCCGAGTCATATAAGGGCAACGTATTGGCCGTGATCATGACAGGTATGGGGCATGACGGTTACCGCGGAGCAGAACCCATCCTCGCTGCAGGTGGGCAACTGATCGTTCAGGACGAGGCCACTTCCGTGGTCTGGGGCATGCCTGGCGCAGCTGTTGCCGCCGGTCTGCCACTCCAGCAGTACTCCCTCGACAAATTGGCCGAGGCGATCATGACCCGCGTTAATGCGGGCCGTGGCGCCGCTGCCGCCCGGCCAAGGAGCTGA
- a CDS encoding response regulator has protein sequence MRALVIDDSRAMRTILTRTMDNLGFEVEAVGDGQQAIDAMTRGPLPDVCLIDWNMPVMNGLEFIVEVRKNRDWRDVTLMMVTTEAEQANIVRALAAGAHEYVIKPFTADVIEGKLAMLGLV, from the coding sequence ATGCGAGCTCTTGTGATCGACGACTCACGTGCGATGAGGACCATCCTCACGCGCACGATGGACAACCTCGGATTCGAGGTGGAAGCAGTCGGTGATGGTCAGCAAGCCATTGACGCGATGACGCGCGGGCCACTGCCAGATGTGTGCCTGATCGACTGGAATATGCCTGTGATGAACGGGCTGGAGTTCATCGTCGAGGTTCGCAAGAACCGGGACTGGCGTGACGTTACTCTCATGATGGTCACGACCGAGGCCGAACAAGCCAACATTGTTCGAGCGCTCGCCGCTGGTGCGCACGAGTATGTGATCAAGCCCTTCACCGCGGACGTCATTGAGGGCAAGTTGGCGATGCTGGGGCTCGTGTGA